From a single Rosa rugosa chromosome 7, drRosRugo1.1, whole genome shotgun sequence genomic region:
- the LOC133723777 gene encoding 17.4 kDa class I heat shock protein-like produces MENSHAAKEEQSYEEFVPFCNWQKHEEYDILEIHLPGFRRQEIRLQFNDLGILTISGKQGSDGDESSTTTSMRSRFHKEMKISRNCRADQIRAKFSRGILSITVPKKVMKLSKQSAEDSEQSAHNLFGFGGTVLRPKLSKENALKMVVVSLAMVLAGYAVYRLCII; encoded by the exons ATGGAAAACAGTCATGCAGCAAAGGAGGAGCAGTCTTATGAGGAATTTGTACCCTTCTGCAATTGGCAGAAACATGAAGAATATGACATTCTTGAGATTCATTTACCAG GTTTCAGAAGACAAGAAATTAGACTTCAATTCAACGATCTGGGTATCCTAACCATTAGCGGAAAGCAAGGTAGTGATGGTGATGAAAGTAGTACGACGACATCTATGCGCAGCCGCTTCCacaaagaaatgaaaatttctaGGAATTGCCGTGCCGACCAAATCCGTGCCAAGTTTTCACGTGGAATTCTTTCCATAACTGTACCTAAGAAAGTTATGAAGCTTTCGAAACAATCAGCTGAGGATTCTGAACAATCAGCTCACAACTTATTTGGCTTCGGAGGAACAGTATTGAGGCCAAAATTAAGCAAAGAGAACGCTCTGAAGATGGTGGTGGTTTCTCTGGCAATGGTTCTCGCGGGGTATGCAGTATATAGGTTATGCATTATATAA